The following coding sequences are from one Comamonas koreensis window:
- a CDS encoding SPFH and helix-turn-helix domain-containing protein gives MNLMNIITKQLIEIIEWTDDSRDTLSYRWPDEDKEIKNGAQLIVRESQQVQFVSEGQFADLFGPGRHQLTTQNIPILSTLRGWKYGFNSPFKCDVYYVNTRLFTGNKWGTSNPVMMRDKDFGVVRLRAFGTYDFRIVQPAKFLKEVAGTDQNFRLDEFADTMRSRIVSIFSEALARAQVPVLDVAQRYTEMGDALLQLINPAVTEKYGLEITSFLLENVSVPPEVEEAIDKRSSMSAIGNLNDYVKYQMGQAMANGGEGAAAATIPATMAMGFGMAQEMMKGMQQPSGAAAADPFSPAAAQAAQAAPAAAAAAGAGLQVLTPEQAAQALGVTVQEVLTELESGALKGRKIGSAWRISQESLNEFLRG, from the coding sequence ATGAACCTCATGAACATCATCACCAAGCAACTGATCGAGATCATCGAGTGGACCGATGACTCGCGCGATACCTTGTCGTACCGCTGGCCCGATGAGGACAAGGAAATCAAGAACGGCGCCCAGCTGATCGTGCGCGAATCGCAGCAGGTGCAGTTTGTCTCCGAAGGCCAGTTCGCCGACCTGTTCGGCCCCGGCCGCCACCAGTTGACGACGCAGAATATCCCGATTCTGTCGACCCTGCGCGGCTGGAAGTACGGCTTCAATTCGCCCTTCAAGTGCGATGTCTACTATGTCAATACGCGCCTCTTCACCGGCAACAAATGGGGTACCTCCAACCCGGTGATGATGCGCGACAAGGACTTCGGTGTTGTGCGCCTGCGCGCCTTCGGCACCTATGACTTCCGCATTGTCCAGCCAGCCAAGTTCCTCAAGGAGGTGGCGGGCACGGACCAGAATTTCCGCCTCGACGAGTTTGCCGACACGATGCGCTCGCGCATTGTCAGCATCTTCAGCGAAGCACTGGCCCGCGCCCAGGTGCCTGTGCTTGATGTGGCCCAGCGCTACACCGAGATGGGCGATGCACTGCTGCAGCTGATCAACCCGGCCGTTACCGAAAAATACGGCCTGGAGATCACCAGCTTCCTCCTGGAAAACGTCTCGGTGCCGCCCGAAGTCGAAGAGGCGATCGACAAGCGCTCGTCGATGAGCGCGATCGGCAACTTGAACGACTATGTGAAGTACCAGATGGGCCAGGCGATGGCCAACGGCGGCGAAGGCGCAGCGGCGGCCACCATCCCCGCGACCATGGCGATGGGCTTTGGCATGGCGCAGGAGATGATGAAGGGGATGCAGCAGCCTTCTGGCGCTGCTGCAGCCGACCCCTTCTCGCCCGCTGCCGCACAGGCTGCGCAAGCGGCGCCCGCTGCGGCTGCGGCCGCCGGCGCCGGCCTGCAGGTGCTGACGCCCGAGCAGGCGGCCCAGGCGCTGGGCGTGACGGTGCAGGAGGTGCTGACTGAGCTGGAGTCGGGCGCGCTCAAGGGCCGCAAGATTGGCAGCGCCTGGCGCATCTCGCAGGAATCGCTGAACGAATTCCTGCGCGGATAA
- a CDS encoding UPF0149 family protein: MTQPQIPDGLNDDQLTEIDQILEDMRTRAEEIPQWEFADGALTALVCTRRAVPVEEFLPMLVGDGELLERDADGKLPLLPAFKDRAQQDRFLELWQIRWNEVTGQLDADVKSLEDDDTFQPDAMDMRGAIASLPEEERQELDGQEIPSFGQVWALGFMFVVENWADEWIAPRDKEAARWLNDALESVVALTEDDTGTPTVCMYDENGPASTSQERVETFGEAIWAVYDLRQIWKSMGPRQATIVKGEVPGRNDPCSCGSGKKFKKCCGA; the protein is encoded by the coding sequence ATGACCCAGCCCCAGATCCCCGATGGATTGAATGACGACCAGCTGACCGAGATCGACCAGATCCTGGAAGACATGCGCACGCGCGCCGAAGAAATTCCGCAGTGGGAATTTGCCGACGGCGCACTCACCGCGCTGGTCTGCACGCGCCGCGCGGTGCCGGTCGAGGAGTTTCTGCCGATGCTGGTGGGCGATGGCGAGCTGCTGGAGCGCGATGCGGACGGCAAGCTGCCGCTGCTGCCGGCCTTCAAGGACCGCGCCCAGCAGGACCGCTTTCTGGAACTGTGGCAGATCCGCTGGAACGAAGTGACGGGCCAGCTTGACGCCGATGTCAAGAGCCTCGAAGACGATGACACCTTCCAGCCCGATGCGATGGACATGCGCGGCGCCATTGCCAGCCTGCCCGAGGAAGAGCGCCAGGAGCTGGACGGCCAGGAGATCCCCTCGTTTGGCCAGGTCTGGGCGCTGGGCTTCATGTTTGTCGTGGAAAACTGGGCCGATGAGTGGATCGCACCGCGCGACAAGGAAGCGGCCCGCTGGCTGAACGACGCGCTCGAATCGGTGGTGGCCCTGACCGAGGATGACACCGGCACTCCCACCGTCTGCATGTACGACGAAAACGGCCCGGCCAGCACCAGCCAGGAGCGCGTGGAGACCTTTGGTGAGGCGATCTGGGCGGTGTATGACCTGCGCCAGATCTGGAAGAGCATGGGCCCGCGCCAGGCCACCATCGTCAAGGGCGAGGTGCCCGGCCGCAATGACCCCTGCTCCTGCGGCAGCGGCAAGAAGTTCAAGAAATGTTGCGGCGCCTGA
- a CDS encoding FMN-binding glutamate synthase family protein, with product MNQLNKIFPVRYTVMVLCMLLLVAGIIALVLQASAWWWLAVLAGAALTLLGLRDRRQTRHAILRNYPVIGHMRFFLEFIRPEMRQYFIESDTEALPFSRAQRSLVYQRAKGDPDNRPFGTLMDVGARGYEWVNHSMAPTRLDGHDFRVWIGGSPDAPSQSVAPCTQPYHASVFNISAMSFGALSANAILALNKGAQIGGFAHDTGEGSISQHHRVHGGDLIWEVASGYFGCRNDDGSFSEERYIANATQPQVKMIELKLSQGAKPGHGGVLPGAKVTPEIAAARGIPVGIDCISPARHSAFSTPEEMMHFIARLRTLSGGKPTGFKFCLGHPWEWFAIVKAMLKTGITPDFIVVDGAEGGTGAAPVEFTDHVGVPLQEGLLLVHNTLIGVNLRDRIKLGAAGKVITAFDITRMMALGADWCNAGRGFMMALGCIQAQTCHTGNCPTGVTTQDGVRQQALVVPDKATRVAQFHKSTLHALQELVQAAGLQHPCELNAHHIVRRISDTEVRLLSNLLLQVRPGALLDDLAHQHDVFRTYWPLASAESFQPLAQPHVKPSAPADHQDMVPQAAEAS from the coding sequence ATGAACCAGCTCAACAAGATTTTTCCCGTCCGCTACACCGTGATGGTGCTGTGCATGCTCCTGCTGGTCGCCGGCATCATCGCGCTGGTGCTGCAGGCCAGCGCCTGGTGGTGGCTGGCCGTGCTGGCCGGCGCCGCGCTCACGCTGCTGGGCCTGCGCGACCGGCGCCAGACGCGCCACGCTATTTTGCGCAACTACCCGGTCATCGGTCATATGCGCTTTTTCCTGGAGTTCATCCGCCCGGAGATGCGCCAGTACTTCATCGAAAGCGACACCGAGGCCCTGCCCTTCTCGCGCGCCCAGCGCTCGCTGGTCTACCAGCGCGCCAAGGGCGATCCGGACAACCGCCCTTTTGGCACCTTGATGGATGTGGGCGCACGCGGCTATGAATGGGTCAACCACTCGATGGCGCCCACGCGGCTGGACGGCCATGATTTCCGTGTCTGGATCGGCGGCTCGCCCGATGCGCCGTCGCAGTCGGTGGCGCCCTGCACCCAGCCCTACCATGCCAGCGTTTTCAACATCTCGGCGATGAGCTTTGGCGCGCTGTCGGCCAATGCCATCCTGGCGCTGAACAAGGGCGCGCAGATTGGCGGCTTTGCCCATGACACCGGCGAAGGCTCGATCAGCCAGCACCACCGCGTGCACGGCGGCGACCTGATCTGGGAGGTGGCCTCGGGTTACTTTGGCTGCCGCAATGACGACGGCAGCTTCAGTGAAGAGCGCTATATCGCCAACGCCACCCAGCCCCAGGTCAAGATGATCGAGCTCAAGCTCAGCCAGGGCGCCAAGCCCGGCCATGGCGGTGTGCTGCCCGGCGCCAAGGTCACGCCCGAGATTGCCGCGGCGCGCGGCATTCCGGTGGGCATCGACTGCATCTCGCCGGCCCGGCACAGCGCCTTCTCCACGCCCGAGGAGATGATGCACTTCATCGCCCGCCTGCGCACGCTCTCGGGCGGCAAGCCCACCGGCTTCAAGTTCTGCCTGGGCCACCCCTGGGAGTGGTTTGCCATCGTCAAGGCCATGCTCAAGACCGGCATCACGCCGGACTTCATCGTCGTCGACGGTGCTGAAGGTGGCACCGGCGCAGCGCCTGTCGAATTCACCGACCATGTCGGCGTGCCGCTGCAAGAAGGCCTGCTCTTGGTGCACAACACCCTGATCGGCGTGAACCTGCGCGACCGCATCAAGCTGGGTGCCGCCGGCAAGGTCATCACTGCCTTTGACATCACCCGCATGATGGCGCTGGGCGCCGACTGGTGCAATGCCGGCCGGGGCTTCATGATGGCGCTGGGCTGCATCCAGGCCCAGACCTGCCACACCGGCAACTGCCCCACCGGCGTCACCACGCAAGATGGCGTGCGCCAGCAGGCCCTGGTCGTGCCCGACAAGGCCACGCGCGTGGCCCAGTTCCACAAGAGCACCCTGCATGCGCTGCAGGAGCTGGTGCAGGCCGCCGGCCTCCAGCACCCTTGCGAGCTCAATGCCCACCATATCGTGCGCCGCATCAGCGACACCGAGGTGCGCCTGCTGTCCAACCTGCTGCTGCAGGTGCGGCCCGGCGCGCTGCTCGACGACCTGGCGCACCAGCACGATGTCTTTCGCACCTACTGGCCGCTGGCCAGCGCCGAGAGTTTCCAGCCGCTGGCGCAGCCCCATGTCAAACCCTCGGCACCGGCCGACCACCAGGACATGGTGCCCCAGGCCGCCGAGGCTTCTTGA
- a CDS encoding dicarboxylate/amino acid:cation symporter yields MQIDTTASQAPVQAPPFYRTLYFQVIIGITIGVLLGHFEPQYGAAMKPFGDAFIKLIKMIIAPVIFLTIVTGIANMTHLSTVGRVFGKAMVYFLTFSTLALIVGLIVANVMQPGAGMHINVADLDQKEVSSYVAKSHDMTLTGFVMDIIPKTLISPFVGDNILQVLLVAVLFGVSLAMVGDSGKPVLNLLESLTKPVFKLVNIVMKLAPIGAFGAMAFTIGKFGLGSLLNLAELVATFYITSLLFVLVILGAVARACGFSVLKLIRYLKDELLLVLGTSSSESALPSLMHKMEKAGCSKSVVGLVVPTGYSFNLDGTNIYMTLAALFIAQATDTHLTLGHQIALLLVAMLSSKGAAGVTGAGFITLAATLAVVPEVPVAGMALILGVDRFMSECRSLTNFIGNAVATVVVSRWENALDYTKLNAVLNNETVLESAPVQVPVVDTAKG; encoded by the coding sequence ATGCAGATTGATACCACCGCCAGCCAGGCGCCCGTCCAGGCGCCGCCTTTTTACCGGACTTTGTACTTCCAGGTGATTATCGGTATCACCATCGGTGTCTTGTTGGGGCATTTCGAGCCCCAATATGGTGCGGCGATGAAGCCCTTTGGTGATGCGTTCATCAAGCTGATCAAGATGATCATCGCGCCGGTGATCTTTCTGACCATCGTGACCGGCATTGCGAACATGACGCACCTGAGTACCGTGGGCCGCGTGTTTGGCAAGGCCATGGTGTACTTCCTGACCTTCTCGACCCTGGCGCTGATCGTGGGCCTGATCGTGGCCAATGTGATGCAGCCGGGCGCCGGCATGCACATCAATGTGGCCGATCTGGACCAGAAGGAAGTGAGCTCCTATGTGGCCAAGTCGCATGACATGACCCTGACCGGTTTTGTCATGGACATCATCCCCAAGACGCTGATCAGCCCCTTTGTCGGCGACAACATTTTGCAAGTGCTGCTGGTGGCAGTGCTGTTTGGCGTGTCGCTGGCCATGGTCGGTGACAGCGGCAAGCCCGTGCTCAACCTGCTCGAATCGCTGACCAAGCCCGTCTTCAAGTTGGTCAACATCGTGATGAAGCTCGCGCCCATCGGTGCCTTTGGCGCGATGGCTTTCACGATCGGCAAGTTCGGTCTGGGCTCGCTCTTGAACCTGGCCGAGCTGGTCGCGACCTTCTACATCACCTCGCTGCTCTTTGTGCTGGTGATTCTGGGTGCCGTGGCCCGTGCCTGCGGTTTCTCGGTGCTCAAGCTGATCCGCTACCTCAAGGATGAGCTGCTGCTGGTGCTGGGTACCTCGTCGTCCGAATCGGCGCTGCCATCGCTGATGCACAAGATGGAAAAGGCCGGTTGCAGCAAGTCCGTGGTGGGACTGGTGGTGCCTACCGGTTACTCGTTCAACCTCGATGGCACCAATATCTACATGACCTTGGCGGCGCTGTTCATCGCCCAGGCGACCGACACCCACCTGACCCTGGGACACCAGATTGCGCTGCTGCTGGTGGCGATGCTCAGCTCCAAGGGCGCTGCGGGCGTGACCGGCGCGGGCTTTATCACGCTGGCTGCCACCCTGGCCGTGGTGCCGGAAGTGCCAGTGGCCGGCATGGCGCTGATTCTGGGCGTGGACCGTTTCATGTCCGAGTGCCGTTCGCTGACCAACTTCATCGGCAATGCCGTGGCTACCGTGGTGGTCTCGCGCTGGGAAAACGCGCTGGACTATACCAAGCTCAACGCGGTGCTGAACAACGAAACCGTGCTGGAGAGCGCGCCCGTGCAGGTGCCGGTGGTGGATACCGCCAAGGGCTGA
- a CDS encoding PAS-domain containing protein translates to MFPIIPRRSLRSLWTFCAVLLSTVAAAAGAWHWMLQHSLAEENLQAHRQLVLYAQALSQRLDRYRVLPDVLALDAELREALTHPQSPEQVLRLNRKLEQANGASLASTLTLIDAQGVALAASNWRSPSSNVGEDYSFRPYVQLALAQDKGSFYGIGMTTGEAGYFLSRAISSDAGGQHRVLGLIAIKIVLLELEREWIQNPDIVLASDANGVVFLASNEDWRYRKLKPIDARAQQEMDRTQQYRSQPLKPMRYAQEQPLDEGGALVQWQDPGVGRKLWQTVTLPETGWQLHILHDVDNSVASAWWAAGAAGGSWLALSLLLLYARQRQRLSALRQRSREELEALLKQHAQELRTAQDGIVAAAHQADAGHSQSLEHLPQGVVVIDAALNLVAWNSRYMELFRLPAGLLKVGMPVEELYRYNARRGLLGSGDIDEAIERRMQFLRSGKPHARESEKADGTVLEIRGNPLPDGGFVTSYADITSYKNAARELRSLADALEKRIADRTEDLAQAKREAEQANRYKSKFVAAAVHDLLQPLNAARVFASLLRQHVQGDKALQLASDVEGALASQDDILNSLLDIARMESGQLEVNRRDFALQPMLAQLGSSLGVLAQGHGLQLQVIPCRAVVHSDEALLRRIVQNFLSNAIRYTRQGRIVLGCRRVGQHLRIEVHDQGPGIPESLHREIFEEFRRLETGRQHERGAGLGLAIVERLGRLLQHPIGLRSALGRGSVFWVEVPLSQTALAPEPAREPMEAAPAVANAAPLQGASAWCIGPAAIAGAAPLLQRWGCQVVPQADAEAALAQAQRSQNAWPALLVVDAAHATPAAVRALQACGHKAPGVVWLSTDAGQQDAASQQASVLGWGVLTQPARPAALRALVGQLLLRQR, encoded by the coding sequence ATGTTTCCGATCATTCCCCGCCGCTCCCTGCGATCCCTGTGGACCTTCTGCGCCGTGCTGCTGAGCACGGTGGCTGCCGCTGCAGGCGCCTGGCACTGGATGCTGCAGCACAGCCTGGCCGAGGAAAACCTGCAGGCCCACCGCCAGCTCGTCCTATATGCGCAGGCGCTCAGCCAGCGCCTGGACCGCTACCGGGTGCTGCCCGATGTGCTGGCGCTCGACGCCGAGCTGCGCGAGGCGCTGACCCACCCGCAAAGCCCCGAGCAGGTGCTGCGCCTCAACCGCAAGCTGGAGCAGGCCAACGGCGCGAGCCTGGCCTCCACCCTCACCTTGATCGATGCCCAGGGCGTGGCGCTGGCAGCCAGCAACTGGCGCAGCCCTTCGAGCAATGTGGGCGAGGACTACAGCTTTCGCCCCTATGTGCAACTGGCGCTGGCCCAGGACAAGGGCAGCTTCTACGGCATTGGCATGACCACCGGCGAGGCCGGTTATTTCCTCTCGCGCGCCATCAGCAGCGATGCCGGTGGCCAGCACCGGGTGCTGGGCCTGATCGCGATCAAGATCGTGCTGCTGGAGCTCGAGCGCGAATGGATCCAGAACCCCGACATCGTGCTGGCCAGCGATGCCAATGGCGTCGTGTTTCTGGCCAGCAACGAGGACTGGCGCTACCGCAAGCTCAAGCCCATCGATGCCCGTGCGCAGCAGGAGATGGACCGCACCCAGCAGTACCGCAGCCAGCCGCTCAAGCCCATGCGCTATGCGCAGGAGCAGCCGCTGGACGAAGGCGGCGCGCTGGTGCAGTGGCAGGACCCGGGCGTGGGCCGCAAGCTCTGGCAAACCGTGACCTTGCCCGAAACCGGCTGGCAGCTGCATATCCTGCATGATGTGGACAACAGCGTGGCGTCGGCCTGGTGGGCCGCTGGCGCGGCGGGCGGCAGCTGGCTGGCGCTGTCGCTGCTGCTGCTCTATGCGCGCCAGCGCCAGCGCCTGTCGGCCTTGCGCCAGCGCAGCCGCGAAGAGCTCGAGGCCCTCTTGAAGCAACACGCGCAGGAGCTGCGCACTGCGCAAGATGGCATCGTGGCCGCCGCCCACCAGGCCGATGCCGGCCACAGCCAGAGCCTGGAACACCTGCCCCAGGGCGTGGTGGTGATCGATGCCGCGCTGAACCTGGTCGCCTGGAACTCGCGCTACATGGAGCTGTTCCGGCTGCCGGCGGGCCTGTTGAAAGTGGGTATGCCGGTCGAGGAGCTGTACCGCTACAACGCGCGCCGGGGCCTGCTGGGCTCGGGCGACATCGACGAGGCCATCGAGCGGCGCATGCAGTTTTTGCGCAGCGGCAAGCCCCATGCGCGCGAGAGCGAAAAGGCCGACGGCACGGTACTGGAGATCCGCGGCAACCCCCTGCCCGATGGCGGTTTTGTGACCAGCTATGCCGACATCACCAGCTACAAGAACGCCGCGCGCGAGCTGCGCTCCCTGGCCGATGCGCTGGAAAAGCGCATTGCCGACCGCACCGAAGACCTGGCCCAGGCCAAGCGCGAGGCCGAGCAGGCCAACCGCTACAAATCCAAGTTTGTCGCCGCCGCCGTGCATGACCTGCTGCAGCCGCTGAACGCCGCGCGCGTGTTTGCATCGCTGCTGCGCCAGCATGTGCAGGGCGACAAGGCCTTGCAGCTGGCCAGCGATGTCGAAGGCGCGCTGGCCTCGCAGGACGACATCCTGAACAGCCTGCTCGATATTGCACGCATGGAATCGGGCCAGCTTGAGGTGAACCGCCGCGACTTTGCGCTGCAGCCCATGCTGGCCCAGCTGGGCAGCAGCCTGGGCGTGCTGGCCCAGGGCCATGGCCTGCAGCTGCAGGTCATTCCCTGCCGCGCGGTGGTGCACAGCGACGAGGCGCTGCTGCGCCGCATCGTGCAGAACTTTCTCTCCAACGCCATCCGCTACACGCGCCAGGGCCGCATTGTGCTGGGCTGCCGCCGCGTCGGCCAGCATCTGCGCATCGAGGTGCATGACCAGGGCCCGGGCATCCCCGAGAGCCTGCACCGCGAGATTTTTGAAGAATTCCGCCGGCTGGAGACTGGCCGCCAGCATGAGCGCGGCGCCGGCCTGGGCCTGGCCATTGTCGAGCGCCTGGGGCGCCTGTTGCAGCACCCGATTGGCCTGCGCTCGGCGCTGGGCCGGGGTTCGGTCTTCTGGGTCGAGGTGCCATTGAGCCAAACCGCCTTGGCCCCGGAGCCCGCGCGCGAGCCCATGGAGGCAGCACCTGCGGTCGCCAACGCCGCACCGCTGCAAGGCGCCAGCGCCTGGTGCATTGGCCCGGCCGCCATCGCCGGCGCCGCCCCGCTGCTGCAGCGCTGGGGCTGCCAGGTGGTACCGCAGGCCGATGCCGAGGCGGCCTTGGCACAGGCCCAACGCAGCCAAAACGCATGGCCGGCTTTGCTGGTGGTGGATGCGGCGCATGCCACGCCAGCAGCAGTCCGTGCCTTGCAGGCCTGCGGGCACAAGGCGCCGGGCGTTGTCTGGCTCAGCACCGATGCGGGCCAGCAGGATGCCGCCAGCCAGCAGGCCAGTGTGCTGGGTTGGGGGGTGCTGACGCAGCCCGCGCGGCCGGCGGCGCTGCGTGCGCTGGTCGGCCAGCTGCTGCTACGCCAGCGCTGA
- a CDS encoding response regulator, whose product MSPPALLVADDHPLFRAAVVQVIRGRFGAFEVLEASSASSLSAALAAHPGIELVLLDLTMPGTHGFSALLHVRGAYPQLPVVVISSNDHPRIIRRAQQFGASGFISKAAAADAITAAIEAVLEGDTVFPSMAAELSQEDAELAARMAQLTPHQFKTLLYLADGLLNKQIAQEMGVTEHTVKVHVTAILKKLGCHSRTQVAVLVRNLEADGGLPTGDSALA is encoded by the coding sequence ATGTCCCCTCCCGCCTTGCTTGTTGCCGATGACCACCCCCTGTTTCGCGCTGCCGTGGTGCAGGTGATCCGGGGGCGTTTTGGCGCCTTCGAGGTGCTCGAAGCCTCCAGTGCCAGCTCGCTCAGCGCGGCGTTGGCGGCGCACCCGGGCATCGAGCTGGTGCTGCTCGATCTGACGATGCCGGGCACGCATGGCTTTTCGGCGCTGCTGCATGTGCGCGGCGCCTACCCGCAGCTGCCGGTGGTGGTTATCTCCTCCAACGACCACCCGCGCATCATCCGCCGCGCCCAGCAGTTTGGCGCCTCGGGCTTTATCTCCAAGGCCGCCGCCGCCGACGCGATCACCGCAGCGATCGAGGCGGTGCTGGAGGGCGACACGGTCTTCCCCTCAATGGCCGCCGAGTTGTCGCAGGAAGACGCCGAGCTGGCCGCCCGCATGGCGCAGCTGACACCGCACCAGTTCAAGACCCTGCTGTACCTCGCCGATGGCCTGCTCAACAAGCAGATTGCGCAGGAGATGGGCGTGACCGAGCACACGGTGAAGGTGCATGTGACTGCGATCCTGAAAAAGCTCGGCTGCCACAGCCGCACCCAGGTTGCCGTGCTGGTGCGAAACCTGGAGGCCGATGGCGGCTTGCCCACAGGCGATTCAGCGCTGGCGTAG
- a CDS encoding tripartite tricarboxylate transporter substrate binding protein, with the protein MQNRRSALGRVLTTAACAALMLATGSALAADNYPSKPIRLVVPYPAGGGTDIIARLMGTQLSQRWGQPVIVDNKPGASGMMGNDLVAKAPGDGYTVLLGITALVQIPALYKKVPYQLSDLAPVSQAVKSADLVFVPRSSGITSLQQFVAKAKAQPGKLNYGSYGNATSSHLHGEQLKLKAGIDMVHVPYQGSGPEMAAMLGGQLESAFIDAAAAYPHIKSDKVSILAVTGAQRHPALPDVPTMAEAGYSGFEANGWFGYFVPASTPQPIVDKLGNELAAIVKMPEISKRLLDMGLIPVGSTPTEFKPLLARDAAHWKSIVDAAKISMD; encoded by the coding sequence ATGCAAAACCGCCGCTCGGCCCTGGGCCGTGTGCTCACCACTGCCGCCTGCGCTGCCCTGATGCTCGCCACGGGCAGCGCCCTGGCCGCTGACAACTACCCCAGCAAGCCCATCCGCCTGGTGGTGCCCTACCCCGCAGGAGGGGGCACCGACATCATTGCCCGCCTGATGGGCACCCAGCTGTCGCAGCGCTGGGGCCAGCCGGTGATTGTGGACAACAAGCCCGGAGCCAGCGGCATGATGGGCAACGACCTGGTGGCCAAGGCGCCGGGCGATGGCTACACGGTGCTGCTGGGCATCACCGCGCTGGTGCAGATCCCGGCGCTTTACAAGAAGGTGCCCTACCAGTTGAGCGATCTGGCGCCCGTGTCGCAGGCGGTCAAGTCGGCCGACCTGGTGTTTGTGCCGCGCAGCTCGGGCATCACCAGCCTGCAGCAGTTTGTCGCCAAGGCCAAGGCCCAGCCGGGCAAGCTCAACTATGGCTCCTACGGCAATGCCACCTCGTCACACCTGCATGGCGAGCAGCTCAAGCTCAAGGCCGGCATCGACATGGTGCACGTGCCTTACCAGGGCTCGGGCCCGGAGATGGCGGCGATGCTCGGCGGCCAGCTCGAATCGGCTTTTATCGATGCGGCCGCTGCCTACCCGCATATCAAATCGGACAAGGTCAGCATCCTGGCGGTCACGGGCGCGCAGCGCCACCCGGCGTTGCCCGATGTGCCAACGATGGCCGAGGCTGGCTACAGCGGCTTTGAGGCCAATGGCTGGTTTGGCTACTTTGTGCCGGCCAGCACCCCGCAGCCGATTGTGGACAAGCTGGGCAACGAGCTGGCTGCCATCGTCAAGATGCCCGAGATCAGCAAGCGCCTGCTGGACATGGGCCTGATTCCTGTGGGCTCGACGCCGACCGAGTTCAAGCCGCTGCTCGCGCGCGATGCGGCGCACTGGAAATCGATTGTCGATGCGGCGAAGATCTCGATGGATTGA
- a CDS encoding acyl-CoA dehydrogenase family protein → MQDLTQRSVFREDHVQFRDAVRHFFDKEIVPFHAQWERDGIVPKEVWRKAGREGLLNTMLPEPYGSGGDFGHAAVLIEEIARTGASGLGFPLHSDIVAPYIHAYGNSAQKDRWLPKMAAGEMIGAIAMTEPGAGSDLKSVRTTAKRDGDHYVINGAKTFITNGINAEIVVVVCKTAPDLGAKGVSLIVVEDGTPGFAKGRKLEKIGLMAQDTSELFFDNVRVPVDNLLGEENMGFKYLMHELAQERLVVAVRAAMSIEAFLQKTVDYTRERKAFGQTVFEFQNTRFKLAEAKAQATMLRVFVDDCMRLHLTRELTPDRAAMVKLNATALQNKLLDEFLQLHGGYGYMTEYQVGRAWTDARIGRIYGGSDEIMKEIIARTL, encoded by the coding sequence ATGCAAGACCTGACCCAACGCAGCGTGTTCCGCGAAGACCATGTGCAATTTCGTGATGCCGTCCGCCATTTCTTTGACAAGGAGATCGTGCCCTTCCATGCGCAGTGGGAGCGCGATGGCATTGTGCCCAAGGAGGTCTGGCGCAAGGCAGGCCGCGAGGGCTTGCTCAACACCATGCTGCCCGAACCCTATGGCAGCGGGGGCGATTTTGGCCATGCGGCGGTGCTGATCGAAGAGATTGCCCGCACGGGTGCCAGCGGCCTGGGCTTTCCGCTGCACTCGGACATCGTGGCGCCCTATATCCATGCCTATGGCAACAGCGCGCAGAAGGACCGCTGGCTGCCCAAGATGGCAGCGGGCGAGATGATCGGCGCGATTGCGATGACCGAGCCCGGCGCGGGCAGCGACCTCAAATCGGTGCGCACCACGGCCAAGCGTGACGGCGATCACTATGTGATCAATGGCGCCAAGACCTTTATCACCAACGGCATCAATGCCGAGATCGTCGTCGTGGTCTGCAAGACGGCGCCCGATCTGGGGGCCAAGGGCGTATCGCTGATCGTGGTGGAAGACGGCACGCCCGGTTTTGCCAAGGGCCGCAAGCTCGAGAAGATCGGTCTCATGGCGCAGGACACCTCGGAGCTGTTCTTTGACAACGTGCGCGTGCCGGTGGACAACCTGCTGGGCGAAGAGAACATGGGCTTCAAGTACCTGATGCACGAGCTCGCGCAGGAGCGCCTGGTGGTGGCGGTGCGCGCTGCGATGTCGATCGAGGCCTTCTTGCAAAAGACCGTGGACTACACCCGCGAGCGCAAGGCCTTTGGCCAGACGGTGTTTGAGTTCCAGAACACCCGCTTCAAGCTGGCCGAGGCCAAGGCCCAGGCGACGATGTTGCGCGTGTTTGTCGATGACTGCATGCGCCTGCACCTGACGCGCGAGCTGACACCGGACCGCGCAGCGATGGTCAAGCTCAATGCGACGGCGCTGCAGAACAAGCTGCTTGACGAATTTTTGCAGCTGCACGGCGGCTACGGCTATATGACCGAGTACCAGGTCGGCCGGGCCTGGACCGATGCCCGCATTGGCCGCATCTACGGCGGCAGCGACGAGATCATGAAGGAAATCATTGCCAGAACGCTTTGA